Part of the Halopenitus persicus genome is shown below.
AACAGCAGCGACTCGTGATCGGCGGGGACCGAGTCGGACCCATAGCCGACCGGCTGTGTGTCGATCGCCGCGCTCCAGGTTTCGTCGCGTCCGTCGGTCCAGGGGACCGTGTCCGCCGTTTCCGTCGGCGTCGTCTCCGCATCCGGCGTCCGTCCGAGTCGGTCGTACACCACGACGTGTTCGACGTGCCCGGCCGCCTCGATCGCCGCGTCGGCGGTCCCCTTGAGCGCCACCGGCGATCCGCGGCGGTGGAAGCCGTCGGCGGTGAACAGGACCGACGGTTCGGCGTCGGCGATCCGCGTCGCGGTGGCCTCGGTTCCGAAGCCGGAGAAGATCGGGACGGCGATCGCGCCGACCTTGAAACAGCCGTAGAGGATCGGGACGACTTCGGGGACCATCGGCATATACAGCCCGACCGTGTCGCCGGGGTCCGTCCCGACGGACTTCAGGTAGGCGGCGACCCGATCGCTTGCGCGGGCGAGTTCGCGAAAGGTCAGCTCGCGGACGTCGCCGGGTTCGCCCTCCCAGACGACCGCGACGCGGTTTCGGTTCGGCGACCCCGGCGCGGCGTGGCGGTCGCAGACGTTGTGCGCGACGTTCAGCTCCCCGCCGACGTACCACTCGGAGAACTGTGGGCCGTCGGCGTCGTCGCGAACCGCGTCGTAGGGTTCGTCGAACTCGATGCCGAGGTAGTCCACGATCTCGTCCCAGAACCACTCCACGCCCGACTCGGCGACCCCGTCGATCCCGTAGCAGGTACGGTCGATCAGCTCGTCGTAGTCGTCGATCCCGTACTCGCGCATAAACGCCCGGACGTTCGTTTTCGCGGCGGTTTCCGGGTCCGGACGGTGGGCTATCTCCGTGTACTCCTCGAGGGGATCCATCCCGTGGGTCTTGTGATCGATCCGGTAAGTAGTTTCGTACGATCGCCTGGAAAGGGGCGTGACCGTTGGGACCGAGAGCGGATGACGGGTGAGTGCGAGAGTGGATGACGGGTGAGTGCGAGAGTGGATGACGGGTGAGTGCGAGAGTGGATGACGGGTGAGTGCGAGAGTGGATGACGGGTGAGTGCGAGAGTGGATGACGGGTGAGTGCGAGAGTGGATGACGGGTGAGTGCGGGGAACGGTTTTCACCGTGGGGGTTCTTAGCGGCGTATATGTACGTCCGTGATGCGAAAAACCGGGACGAAGCGTGGTTGCTCGACCACATCGAGGCGATGGGTCTCGACGATATGGCGTTTCGCTCGCGGGATTACGTCATCGCGGTCGACGAGGAATCGAACGAGCGCGTCGGGTTCGGCCGGCTTCGGATCCACAAGGACGACCCCGAGCTATGCGAGCTCACGGGCATCGGCGTCCTCGAGCCCTGGCGGGGACAGGGCGTCGGCGCACACGTCATCGAGCGGCTCGTCGAGACCGCGGACGCGGAGGGTTTCGAGGCCGTCTATACCCTGACCGACCAGCCCGGCTACCTCGAGCGGTTCGGCTTCGAGCCCGTGGCGGACGAGGACCTGCCCGACCGGCTTCGCGAGCGACTCTCGGAGAAGCGCTCGGTCGTCGACGAGTCGGTGGTCGGCCTCCGGATCGACGTCGGCGCCTTCGACCTCCCGACGGGGTCCCGGGAGGCCTTCAAGAACGCCGCGGCCGACGGGGAGACGGACGGGGACCACGAGGAGTCGCCCGAGGACTTCGGCATCGACCCCGACACGGCGACGTATAAGTACGACACCGGGAACTGACCCGTCTTCATCCGCTGACGGGTGGGACGACCGCGAGCCTAGAACGGGTACTCCCGCGGCTCGTGTTGCAGCGAGATCCACTTCGTCTCGGTGACCTCCCGGAGGAACTCGTCGGCGTTGTAGCCGCCCATTCCGGAGGCCTTGGTGCCGCTGAAGGGAACGTGGGCCTCGTCGTTGATGGGCTGGTCGCCGACGTGGACCATTCCGGTCTCGAGGCGGTCCGCGATCGCCTTTCCGGCGGCGACGTCGCTGGCGTGAACCGACCCCGAGAGGCCGTACTCCGTGTCGTTGGCGAGCGCGACCGCCTCGTCGACGTCCGAGAACGAGATCACGGGCGCGATCGGGCCGAAGTGCTCGAAGCAGGCGGCCGACATGTCGTTCGTGACCTCCGAGAGCACCGTCGGCGCGACCACGAGAGAGTCGTCGACCCCCTCGATCGACACCGTCTCGCCGCCGGTCTCAAGCGTCGCGCCCGCCGCGACCGTCTCCTCGACGTATTCGAGCATCTGGTCGCGCTGTGACTCGTCGATGATCGGTCCGACGATCGTCCCGGGGTCGTGTGCGGAGCCGGCCGGGATCGACTCGGCGCGCTCGACCAGTCGGTCGACGTACTCGTCGTGGACGGACTCGTGGACGAGATGGCGGTTGATCGAGATGCACACCTGTCCCTGGTGGACGAACGAGCCGAAGACGGCGGCGTCGATCGCTCGATCGAGGTCCGCCTCGGCGGTGACGATGTGGGCGTTGTTGCCGCCGAGCTCCATCGCCGGCGTCGCGAGGTTCTCCGCGGCCTGGGCCGCCACCTGCCGCCCGACCGGCGTCGAACCCGTGAAGGCGACCACGTCGCTGACGGGGTGGCTCGCCACGCGGTCGCCGATCTCCGAGCCGCGGCCGGTGACCACGTTGAGGACGCCGTCCGGCAGGTCGGCTTCGGCGAGCAGCTTCGCGAACAGCAGCCCGCCCACGATCGGCGTGTTCGTCGAGGGTTTGAGCACGACCGTGTTGCCGGCCGCGATCGCGGGCGCGACCGCCCGCATCGAGAGGTTCAGCGGGAAGTTCCACGGCGAGATGACGGTGACCGTGCC
Proteins encoded:
- a CDS encoding aldehyde dehydrogenase family protein, whose product is MTQLGIADDWSALYIDGEWTEADGGETIAVEDPSTRETVAHVPRGTEADVDAAYEAAAAAQEEWAAAPPARREEAMQSLLDALEDQHESIVDLLSREAGGSRAMGETSVQLATDQAAEAATLPRRMKGEHAASNVPGKENVVERIPAGTVTVISPWNFPLNLSMRAVAPAIAAGNTVVLKPSTNTPIVGGLLFAKLLAEADLPDGVLNVVTGRGSEIGDRVASHPVSDVVAFTGSTPVGRQVAAQAAENLATPAMELGGNNAHIVTAEADLDRAIDAAVFGSFVHQGQVCISINRHLVHESVHDEYVDRLVERAESIPAGSAHDPGTIVGPIIDESQRDQMLEYVEETVAAGATLETGGETVSIEGVDDSLVVAPTVLSEVTNDMSAACFEHFGPIAPVISFSDVDEAVALANDTEYGLSGSVHASDVAAGKAIADRLETGMVHVGDQPINDEAHVPFSGTKASGMGGYNADEFLREVTETKWISLQHEPREYPF
- a CDS encoding GNAT family N-acetyltransferase; translation: MYVRDAKNRDEAWLLDHIEAMGLDDMAFRSRDYVIAVDEESNERVGFGRLRIHKDDPELCELTGIGVLEPWRGQGVGAHVIERLVETADAEGFEAVYTLTDQPGYLERFGFEPVADEDLPDRLRERLSEKRSVVDESVVGLRIDVGAFDLPTGSREAFKNAAADGETDGDHEESPEDFGIDPDTATYKYDTGN